The sequence GGCGCCGAGACCTGGTCGCGCGACGGCCAGGCGCACGGGCCGGTCTTCTCCGGATTGACGCCAGCCGAACGCGCCGCCGGCCAGACCTACGCCACCAGCCTGCCCTCGATGTTCATCGTCGGCCATGTCGACTATGTAAGGACCGTACGCCTGGTGCCGCTCGGCCCGGAAGAGACCGAACTTGTCGCCGAGTGGCTGTTCGCGCCCGAGGCGCTGGCCGCGACCGATATCGACAACATCGTCGCCTTCGGCACACAGGTGCTGGAAGAGGACGCCGCGATCTGCGAGGTCAACCAGAGGGGCCTGCGCTCGATGCGTCACCAGGCCGGCGTGCTCATGCCGGAGGAGTATGAACTACACCGCTTCCACAACTGGGTGCGCGAGCGCCACGCGGCGCTTGTACCAAAGCCCTGATCGTCAGAGAGACTTCGGCAAGTAACGCCACGTGACAAAACCGCAAACCGCCGCCAGCAGGCCGAGCGTGACGAACACCGAGCCCAGTCCGAAGAAGGCCAGCACCACCGAATAGACCAGCGGCGGCGTGAGTTCGGAAAAGTCGAGATAAGTACGATAGACCGCCGCCATCTGCGCCCGTTCATAGGAGCGCACCGAACGCATGAAGGCGGTCGAGCCCAACGCATCGAGCGCTATGGTGAAAAAGGCGCCACACAGCAGGAAGGCGCCGGTGAGCAGCGGCACGGTTTCGCCGACGACACCCGCCGCCAGAAGCATCGCCGACATGGCGAAATAGGCGAATGTCATGGTGCGCCGGCCGCCAAAGCGTTTTCCGGCCTTGCCCCAGAAAATCGCCATGAACAAAAGCGCGTTGCCGGCCGAAACCAGCAGGCCGCCGGCCAGCTTACCCTCGCCGGTGATCACCATGAACAGTGGCCCATAGACGAAGAATGTCGTCCAGAAGCAGGAGCGGCCGAAGGCGATCAGCCAGGCAAGCCTCAATCTCGGCTGCGCGACGAAGCGGCCGATATTGGCGAGCGGATTCGCCGGCCGTGTCTTGCCGGGTCGGATCGATGGGTTGTCGCCCAGTCGATAGGTCCAGAACAGCGCCAAGAGCGCCAGCGCGAACACCGCAACCGCGCCATGCGCGGCGTAGATGCCGAAGCGGGTGTAGAGGAAGATGCCGAGCGTCGGACCGCCGGTCCAGGCGAACATCGACCACGCCATGCGCAGCGATTCTGCCTGCATGAAGTCGGTCTTGCGGATGTGGTCCATGATGTAGAGGTTGAGCGTGATCGAAAGCGCACTGGCGCCCATCACCCGACACAGCATGCCTGCCAATTGCCCGGCCAGCGTGTGGGTGACGAAGAACAGCGAACCGATGGCGAGCAGGCAGGCGCCGGCGGTGTAGACCCAGCGCCGGGCAAAGCGGCGGATCAGCATCGGCATGAACAAGGTCACCGACAGGCCGAGCAGCGCCACGATGGTGTAGAGGATCGAGACGATCTGCTCGTTGTGCAGGATTTCGTAGGCCTGGATTGGGATGACGCTCGACACCGTGGCGCGGGCGAAGGATTCGACCGCATAGAGCGAGGCGAAGGTGCGCGCATCCGCGGCCCTGAGGGCCGGGAGCCAGATCGGATGGCGCACATGGGTGGACATTGCTTCCCCAAAGCAGAATCACCGGCCAAATCTGCCTTGGCCGTTCCCGGGCGATTAAGAGGAAACCGACGCATAGGCCGTGAAAAGCGAAGTCGGTCAAAGACTTCCCGGCGCTGGCCCAAGGTGTGTTGAGATTCAGGTCAGGCCGAGCCGAAAATGGCGGTTTTCGAGAACCGGAGTGGAGTGGACATTCAGGTCCGTGAGCACCGGAAGGGCAGAAAGCCGCCGTTTGCAGGCCGGCATCACCTGAATATCAGCATACCTCAAAGCGTCGCTTGATCCGGTGCCCCGGCCTTCTTCTGTCCGGTCCAACCGTGATAGTCCTGAGGCGGGGCTGAATCAGATCGCGAGACCATGACCATCCATACGCCGACCGCACCCGTTCCGGAGCCATCCAGGCGCATCATCGCCATCGACATCGTGCGCGGCATCGCGCTGCTGGCCATGGCGAGCTACCATTTCACCTGGGACCTGGAATTCTTCGGCTACACCGATCCAGGCCTCACCGCCTTCGGCTGGTGGAAGATCTACGCGCGCTGCATCGCCTCGACCTTCCTGTTCCTGGTCGGCGTCAGCCTGTACCTCGCGCACGGCCAGCAAATCCGCTGGAACGGTTTCTGGAAGCGTTTCGCCATGGTCGCCGGAGCGGCGATCGCCATTTCGGTGGTCACCCGCATCGCGACGCCGGACGGATTCATCTTCTTCGGCATCCTGCACCAGATCGCGCTCGCCAGCCTGCTCGGCCTCGCCTTCCTGAGGCTCCCGGCTCTGCTGACCCTTGTCGTTGCAGCGCTGGTCATCGCGGCGCCCATCTATCTGCGCTTCGAGGCGCTGGACCATCCCTGGCTGTGGTGGATCGGCCTCTCGGCGATCAATCCGCGATCCAACGACTATGTGCCGCTGTTTCCATGGTTCGGGGCGGTGCTTATCGGCATTGGGGTGGCGAAACTCGCTTCCGCCTCCGGCCTGCGAGCCCGCCTTGCGAGCCTCATGCCCGGCCGCTGGGCCAATCCGCTGGTTTTCATCGGCCGCCACAGCCTCGCCTTCTACCTGATCCACCAGCCGCTGCTGATCGGCTGCGTCTGGCTGTTCTCGCAAGTCATGCCGGCCCAGGTCGAAACGGTGCAGGTCAATTTCCTGAAGACCTGCCAGCGCTCATGCGAGCAGACGCGCAACGCGACCTTCTGTTCGAGCTATTGCAGTTGCATGCTGACGACGCTCGAGGGCGAGGCCGCGCTTGATCGGCTCGAGAACAACGACCAGAGTGCGGAATTCCGGGCGCATCTGGGCGATCTGGCCGCCAGTTGCACGGGCCAGACCGAGGACAAGGTGGACGAGGGAGGAACACAATGACCGAAACCCAGCCGAAGCCCGGGGTGATACCGTGGCCGCCGGTGATCTATGTCGCGGCAATCGCCATCAGCGTCATCCTCGGCCTGCTCTATCCGCTGCCCTGGATCGGCGACCTGCTGGGCGACCTGCTGTTCGCCGCCGGCTGGGTGGCGCTGTTCGGCGTCGCGGCACTCTGGTTCACCGCCATCCGCACCATGGTCCGGGCCAGGACGACACTCAACCCCAACGCGGTGCCCGACCACCTCGTCACCACAGGTCCTTTCGGCGTCACCCGCAACCCGATGTATCTCGCCAACACGCTGCTTTTGATCGGCGTCGCCTTTGTCACGGGGATTGTCTGGTTCCTGCCGCTGGCGTTCATCGCCGCCTTCGCCACGCAGAAGGTCGCCATCGAGCGGGAGGAAAAGATGCTGGCGGCGAAGTTCGGCAAGAAATACCGCGATTACGCCAAAAGGGTGCGGCGCTGGATCTGAGCGGCGTTAAGTATTGACGCCGAGCTCCACCAGCCGCTCGACGCAGGACTCCTCGGCCTGGTCGAGTTCGGCCAGCGTCTCCTCGAGGTCGCGGCGCTTTTGCCTCAAATCCTCGCGCTTTTCCTCGATGCGCTTGATCATCAGCTTGAGCTGCCCGACCTCGCCCGGCGGCTCCTTGTACATCTGGATGATTTCGCGGATCTCGTTGATCGAGAAACCGAGCCGCTTTCCGCGCATGATCTGCCGGATGAGATGGCGGTCGGACGGGCGAAACAGCCGCGTGCGGCCACGCCGCACCGGTTGCACCAGCCCCTCATCCTCATAGAAACGCAGCGTCCGCGTCGACACGTCGAATTCGCGGGTCAGTTCGGTGATCGAGTAATATTCCCGCATTGTCGCTCCATGCCCGAACCCTAGGCAGCGCCACGCGGCGCTGCCTCCCGTCCCGAACCAACCCTTGCCCGCCGGAATCGACATGGCCCCCGCGCAAGCCTCGCACGGCATTTACGTAAAAGTCAATTGAGGCCGCTACCTCACCCCGAACCACCAGCTTGCAAGGCCGAGGAAAGCGAAAAAGCCGACGCAGTCGGTGACGGTGGTGACGAAAACCGCCGACGCCACGGCCGGATCGATCTTGAACCGGTCGAGCATGAGCGGGATCAGGATGCCGGCAAGAGCGGCCGCGAACATGTTGATGATCATCGCCGCGCCGATGATCCCGCCCAGATTCGGATCGCGAAACCAGGCGGCGGCAACGATGCCGATCAGAACGGCAAAGACAATGCCGTTGATGAAGCCCACACCCATTTCGCGGCGGATGATGCGGGCGGCATTGTAGATGTCGATATCCTTCGTCGCCAGCGCCCGCACGGTGACGGTCATGGTCTGCGAACCGGCATTGCCGCCCATGCCGGCCACGATCGGCATCAGCACGGCGAGTGCCACGATACGCTCGATCGTGTGGTCGAACAGCCCGATCACCGAGGCCGCCAGGAATGCGGTGAAAAGGTTGACGAGCAGCCAGGGAACGCGCGAGCGCGAGGTTGCAAACACCGTGTCGGAGAGTTCCTCGTCGCCGACGCCGCCCATGCGCAGCAGATCTTCCTCGGCTTCCTGCTGGATGACGTCGACGACATCGTCGATCGTCAGCACGCCGACCAGCCGCTCATTCTCGTCGACGACGGCGGCCGACAAAAGGTCGTACTGCTCGAATTCCCGCGCCGCCTCTTCCTGGTCCATGGTCGCCGGTATGGCATGGCGCGTCTCATGCATGACATCCTCGACCTTGACCGCGCGCTTGGTGCGCAGGATCTGGTCGAGATCGATGGCGCCGACGAGCTTGAAGGTCGGATCGATGACGAAGATCTGGCTGAAGCGATCGGGAAGGTTCTTGTCCTCACGCATGTAGTCGATGGTCTGGCCGATGGTCCAGAACGGCGGCACCGCGACGAACTCCGTCTGCATGCGCCGCCCGGCGGTCTCTTCCGGGTAATCGAGCGAGCGGCGCAGCCTGATCCGTTCGGTGAACGGCAGCTGCGACAGGATCTCGTCCTGGTCTTCCTTTTCGAGGTCTTCGAGAATGTAGACGGCGTCGTCGGAATCGAGTTCCTGCACCGCCTGCGCGATCTGCGCATTGGGCAGATGATCGACGATCTCCATGCGGATCGCCTCATCGACCTCGGTCAGCGCGGAGAAGTCGAAATCGGCGCCCAGCAGTTCGACCAGGGCTCGCCGCTGTTCGGGATGCAACGCCTCGATCAGGTCGCCCAGTTCCGACTGGTGCAGGTGGTCGACTTCATGCTTGAGGGTCAGAGTATCGCGGTCGGCGATCGCGGCGCCGATCTGGGCAAGGAAGGACGAAAGGACGGCACCGTCCTCGCCATAGATGTCGGCATGGGCGTCGTCAGTCGCCTTGGCGGAGATCGTCTGCTTGTCCTCCACCAGCGCCTCCCGCCATCCCGGAAAAAATTGTGTCTCAGGTCTAGAGCATCGGAGCTTAAAGCGGAAACCGGTTTCGCGGAAATCCGATGCATCTCGCCTGCGGACGCGATTCGATTTGAGAACTTATCGCTCTAAGGCACGGAATATCAAACGAAACGCGCGCTCCACGCCACCCGGCGAGCGTATCGCGGATGCTTCACCTGACAATGCCTTTCCCGTCAGGAACCAGCCAATCCCGGCTTCAGACGGCGCGACAGCCGATGTCGCTGGGGAAAGAGCACCCCGGCGCGATTGGGGCAGAATTGTCATGATACGGGTCCAGGCCTGAAGCCTGGCCTTTGAGTTGCCGCACAATCAGCCCAGGACAAAAACGGCCCTTGAACAGCAAGCCCGGGAAAACGAGCAAGGCAATTGGCGACCGGCGCATGCGCATTGTCGTCGCCGAGCGCAATCCATTCGTCATATCGGCGCTGCGTGAAATGCTCGAATGCGACGGCCGTTTCGACTTGTTGGGCAGCGTGCAGAGCGGCAAGCAGTTCCTGGATCTCGCTGTCAAGGGCGGCTTCGACGTCGCAATCATCGGCTGGAAGCTCGCCGACATGGACGGCGCGGATGTGCTGGCCGAGGTCCAGAGCCGCAAGCTCGACGTGCGCATCACCGTCTTTTCCAACGACCATGACATCGGCATCCTGAAGCAATGCGTGCGGCTGGGAGCGCAGGGCTACTGTTTCCAGTTCGACGATCCGGCCATCATCTTCGACACGATTCTGGCGGTCGCGCATGGCCGCATCTGCATCCCCTATATCGACATCAACAAGGTCAACGACACGCCGCTGGCGCAGCTCACGGTGCGTGAGCGCGAGTTGCTGGCGGTGCTTTCCGACGGCTGGACCAATCTGCAAATCGCCACGCGCACCGGCATTTCCGAGAACACGGTGAAGTATCACCTCAAGAATCTCTACGACAAGCTCGACGTCCGCAACCGGGCGATGGCCGTCGCGCTCTATGCGCGCGAGAGGCGTACCCAGAAGCAGCCTTTCGGGTAGGCCAACCGGGTAGGCCGTCCCCACCCGCGCGCGGCGAGATCTTACCCGCCAAGGTGTTGTTGGCTTTAGCCGTCGAAACGAAACTCCCCCCACCGCTTTGCTGGATCAGGAGGAGTTCGCATCATGGCCGGTTTCACCCATCTTTTCATTCCCGGGCCGACCAACATCCCCGAACAGGTCCGGCAGGCGATGAACCTGCCGATGGAGGACATGCGCGCCGCGTCCTTCCCCGATCTCACTTTGCCGCTGTTCGAGGACATCAAACGCGTCTTCAAGAACGAGACCGGCCGCGTCTTCATCTACCCCTCCTCCGGCACCGGCGCCTGGGAAGCGGCGATGACCAATGTGCTTAGCCCCGGCGACCGCGTGCTGATGTCGCGCTTCGGCCAGTTCTCGCATCTGTGGGTCGACATGGCCGAGCGCCTCGGCCTCGAGGTCGATGTCATCGACTGCGAATGGGGCACCGGCGTGCCGCTCGAGCTCTATGCCGAGCGGCTGAAGGCGGACAAGGAGCATCGCATCAAGGCCGTCTTCTGCACGCAGAACGAGACGGCGACCGGCGTGACCAGCGATGTCGCCGGCTGCCGCGCCGCGCTCGACGATGCCAACCACCCTGCCCTGCTCTTCGTCGACGGCGTGTCGTCGATCGGCTCGATCGACTTCCGCCAGGAGGAATGGGGCGTGGACTGCGCCGTCAGCGGCTCGCAGAAAGGTTTCATGCTGCCCGCCGGCCTCGGTTTCCTCTCCGTGAGCAAGAAGGCGCTCGTCGCTTCGCGGACCGCCACCCACCGGCGCTGCTTCTTCTCCTTCGAGGACATGATCCGCGCCAACGATGCCGGCTATTTCCCCTACACGCCGGCGACGCAGCTGCTGCGCGGCCTGCGCGCCTCGCTCGACCTGATCGCCGAGGAAGGGCTGGACAACATCTTCGCCCGCCATCATCGCCTCGCCGAAGGCGTGCGCAAGGCGGTCGACGCCTGGGGCCTGAAACTCTGCGCCAAGGCGCCGAAATGGCACTCCGATACGGTCAGCGCCATTCAGGTGCCGGAAGGCATCGACAGCGGCGACATCGTCAAGCGCGCCTACCGCACCTACCAGACGTCGCTCGGCGGCGGCCTCAACAAGGTGATGGGCAAGGTCTTCCGCATCGGCCATCTCGGCTGGCTGAACGAGGTGATGGTGCTCGCCTCGCTGTCGGCGGCCGAAATGGCGTTGCTCGACTGCGGCGTGCGGCTGGCGCCGGGCTCCGGCGTCGGCGCCGCCATCCAGCATTTCCGCGCCTCGGCCGCCGTGCCGGTCGCCGAAGCCGCCTGAGGGAGCCGACGATGAGCCACACCATCAACCATTTGAAAAAATTGCGGCTGCAGCGCAGCGAGCTGGCGGTTCCCGGTTCCAGCCCGGAGATGATCGACAAGGCGGCCAACAGCGCCGCCGACTTCGTCTTCCTCGACATCGAGGACGCGGTCGCCCCGCCCGACAAGGAACGCGCCCGCAAGAACATCATCCAGGCGCTGAACGACATCGACTGGCGTGCCATGGGCAAGACCGTCTCGGTGCGCATCAATGGGCTCGACACCCATTACATGTACCGCGACGTGGTCGACGTCATGGAACAGGCCGGCGACCGGCTGGACACGATCCTCGTGCCAAAGGTCGGCGTGCCGGCCGACCTCTACATGGTCGAGGCCATGGTCAACCAGATCGAGATGGCCAAGGGTTTCAAGACCCGTGTCGGCTTGGAAGCGCTGATCGAAACAGCGCTCGGCATGGCCAATGTCGAAGCGATTGCCGCCACTCCCGGCCGGCTGGAAGCCATGCATTTCGGCGTCGCCGACTATGCGGCGAGTTGCAAGGCGCGCACCGTCAACATTGGCGGCCTCAACCCGGACTATCCCGGCGACCAGTGGCATTTCGCGCTATCGCGCATGACGGTCGCCTGCCGCGCCTATGGCCTGCGCGCCATTGACGGGCCATTCGGCGATTTCTCCGATCCGGAGGGCTACATCGCCGGCGCCAGGCGCGCCGCGGCCCTCGGCATCGAAGGCAAATGGGCGATCCACCCGTCGCAGATCGCGCTCGCCAACGACGTCTTCTCGCCGCCGGAAAAGGAGGTCGCGCGGGCCAGGCGCATCCTTGAGGTGCTCAAGGAAGCCGAGGCCCTGGGCAAAGGCGCCGCCGCACTCGACGGCAAGATGATCGACGCCGCGTCGGAACGCATGGCGAGGAACGTCCTGGTGGTCAACGAGGCCATCGAACGCGCCGGCCAAACCGCCACGCATTGACTGTTCAGGGAGGACGACAATGGACATTCACGAATATCAGGCCAAGGAACTGCTCGCCCGGCACGGCGTGCATGTGCCGCGCGGCGGGCTGGCCTACAGCCCCGAACAGGCGACCTACAGGGCGCGCGAGATCGGCGGCGGCAAATGGGTCTTGAAGGCGCAGGTTCATTCCGGCGCGCGCGGCAAGGCCGGCGGCATAAAACTGTGCGCCAATGACGAGGAGATCTCGAGCGCCGCCGAAGCCATGCTCGGGCGCAAGCTGGTGACGCAGCAGACCGGACCGCGCGGCAAGCTGATCTCCCGGCTCTATCTCGAGGAAGCCGTCGATATCGCCCAGGAGCTCTATGTCGGCTTCGTGCTCGACCGCAAGGAAGAGCGCGTCATGATCGTGGCCTCGGCCGCCGGCGGCATGGAGATCGAGGATATTGTCGAGAAAGAACCCAATTCCATCCTGCGCACATCGGTCGATCCCGGCGTCGGCATGCAGCGCTTCCAGGCGCGCGAGATCGCCTTCGGGCTCGGCCTCGACCACAACCTGATCGGCAAGGCGACCGAAACCATCTTCAGCTGCTACCAGGTGTTCCGCGACTACGACGCCTCGATGCTGGAGATCAATCCGCTGGTGGTGACGCGCGACGGCAATCTGATCGCGCTCGACGCCAAGATGTCTTTCGACGAGAACGCCCTGTTCCGCCGGCCTGAAATCTCCGAGCTGCGCGACAAGAGCCAGGAAGACCCGCGCGAGACTTTCGCCAGCGACCGCGGCCTCTCCTATGTCGGCCTCGACGGCAATATAGGCTGCATCATCAATGGAGCGGGGCTCGCCATGGCGACAATGGACATGATCAAGATCGCCGGCGGCGAACCGGCCAACTTCCTCGACATTGGCGGCGGCGCCTCGCCCGAGCGGGTGGCGAAATCCTTCCGTGCCGTGCTCGGCGACAAGAATGTCGAGACCATCCTGGTCAACATCTTCGCCGGCATCAACCGCTGCGACTGGGTCGCCGAAGGCGTGATCAAGGCGATACGCGAAGTCGGCGTCAACGTGCCGCTGGTGGTGCGTCTCTCCGGCACCAAGGCCGAGGAAGGCCGCCGCATACTGGCCGATTCCGGCGAGGCGGTGATCGTCGCCGACACGCTGGCCGAAGCCGCCGAAAAAGCCGTCGCCGCCTGGCGCGCGGCCGCCAAGAAAAAAGCAGCCTGAGGGAGGTCGAGAAAATGGCAATCCTGCTCAACCGCAGCACCCGCGTCATCGTCCAGGGTTTCACCGGCAAGATCGGCAGCTTCCACGCCGAGGACATGAAACGCTATGGCACCAAGCTGGTCGGCGGCGTCACCCCCGGCAAGGGCGGCCAGACGCATCTCGGCCTGCCCGTCTTCAACACGGTCAAGGGCGCCGTGCGCGAGACCCGCGCCGAGGCGAGCATCGTCTTCGTGCCGCCACCCTTCGCCGCCGATTCGATCATGGAAGCCGCGGACGCCGGCATCAAACTCTGCGTCTGCATCACCGACGGCATCCCCTCGCAGGACATGATGCAGGTCAAGCGCTACATGCGCCGCTATCGTTTCGAGGACCGCATGAGGCTGATCGGCCCGAACTGCGCCGGCATGATCACGCCGGGACAGGCACTGATGGGCATCATGCCGGGCAGCATCTATCTGCCCGGCCGCGTCGGCATTGTCGGCCGCTCCGGCACACTCGGCTACGAGGCCGCCTCGCAGATGAAGGCGCTTGGCATCGGCGTGTCGACCAGCGTCGGCATCGGCGGCGACCCGATCAACGGCTCCTCCTTCAAGGACATCCTGAAGCTGTTCGAGCAGGACGACGAGACCGACGCCGTGGTGATGATCGGCGAGATCGGCGGCCCGCAAGAGGCGGAAGCCGCGATCTGGGCGCGCGACAACATGCGCAAGCCGCTTATCGCCTACATTGCCGGCCTCTCCGCCCCGAAAGGCCGCCGCATGGGCCACGCCGGCGCCATCATCTCCGCCTTCGGCGAGTCGGCGCAGGAGAAGGTCGAGATCCTGAAGGAGGCCGGCGTGATCATCGTGCCGACACCGTCATCGTTTGGCGAGGTGGTGGCGGATACGCTGGCACGGATGAAGAAGGCGGCGTGATTTCCGCGCCTCTGCACGCTGGGGGTCCCTAACATACGCCCGCGCGAGCCTCCCCGGTCATAGGAGAGTCGGCGATCACCCTTGCCGGGCGCCGCTCGCCGAGAATCGAAACCTCTGGCGCCGTGCCGGGCGTGCCAAGCCCCAGCGGCAGCAGCGCCAATGCTATGTCATGGCCAAACGCGTGGGAGCAATCTGCCGCCTGAGCGTCACCATGAGTTTAGTGCGTGCATTCGCTTAGCAAGGTTGTGATTTTCGCATCAAGATCGCGAGCGACGGCAAGAGCCTCCAAACTGCCATAAGGGAGCAGACAACTCTCCATTTTGTCGTAGGAGACATGCACGCCATCGGGACGTTCATCAACAAGGACTGTGACTGGAGCGTAAGATCCAGCATCGGGAACGTGCTTGACCATTTCTTTCATGATGAATGGATTGCCCACCAGGAACCGCATGCTCTTGGGAGTCTCGGTTCCAGTTTCGCGGCGCAGAATGGCGCCCAAGTCGAATTCCGCGAAAAGCATGGGACCTGTGCGGCCCAGGCCGCTTTGCACAACGCGCTCCAAATCCGAGAAGGAATTTACAGCCCTCGTCGCCTTGAAAAATTCGACAATGTCAGGTTGCCCGACCGCTGACTTGAGCGCGGTCACAACGGCGTCGAATGGTTTGGAACACGTCAGGCTGAAACGCTCAACCTCGACCTTTGCGATTGTCATTTCTCTCTCCGCAACAGTTCTCAAGAATAAAGGCGCGCCCGATCGCGCCGGATTATGCCACCGCCGATTACGCTTCCAGGAAGGTCCGGACGTGGCTGACGAACAACTCGTGGTACTGAAACAGGGCGCCGTGGCCGGAATCGGGATAAAGGACCAGCTGGGCGTTGCTCAGAGCCTTGAACATTGCGTAGGCGTTGTCCGCCGGCAGCATGGTGTCGTGGCTGCCGCTGACCACAAGGGCGGGCTGGCGGATGGCGCGCAGAATGGCGTGCTCGGGATCAGGTGTGGCGCACCAGGTAATAAGCGCCTTGGCCTGCGGATCCGTCACCGCGCTGCCGTTATCGGTGTCCCGATCTTCCTTACGCACCTTCGCCCGTTTCAGGAAAGCCAGACCGGCCGACTGGCTGGCGGACGACTTCGTGAAGAATAGTGGCAGGCGGACGTCCGGCGCGTCGGTTTGGGAAAACGCGTCCTGGAGAACCGTCAACAGATGCTCTTCTCCGCCTCTCGGAGCCGTGCCGACGAGGATGAGCTTGCGCACCAGCCGTCCGTGCTCGGCAGCGATCTGCTGGGCGACGCAGCCGCCGAGGGAAAAGCCAAGAAGGTCGACTTCG comes from Mesorhizobium japonicum MAFF 303099 and encodes:
- a CDS encoding DUF302 domain-containing protein, yielding MTIAKVEVERFSLTCSKPFDAVVTALKSAVGQPDIVEFFKATRAVNSFSDLERVVQSGLGRTGPMLFAEFDLGAILRRETGTETPKSMRFLVGNPFIMKEMVKHVPDAGSYAPVTVLVDERPDGVHVSYDKMESCLLPYGSLEALAVARDLDAKITTLLSECTH
- a CDS encoding alpha/beta fold hydrolase translates to MTEFDTSSQDAATLETAPTRYIEGGGIRFAYRRLGPSTGTVLVLLQHFSGNIDAWDPAVVNVLATDRPVIAFDNAGVGRSTGQTPDNIAAMARDAVAFIKLLGLSEVDLLGFSLGGCVAQQIAAEHGRLVRKLILVGTAPRGGEEHLLTVLQDAFSQTDAPDVRLPLFFTKSSASQSAGLAFLKRAKVRKEDRDTDNGSAVTDPQAKALITWCATPDPEHAILRAIRQPALVVSGSHDTMLPADNAYAMFKALSNAQLVLYPDSGHGALFQYHELFVSHVRTFLEA